A single region of the Gemmatimonadaceae bacterium genome encodes:
- a CDS encoding pilus assembly protein TadG-related protein codes for MSEIESERLRLRNQRSRERGGRLPSNSRGAVLPLVAVSLVGVMSVTALAIDVGSLHRQRRTAQTAADAGATAGAHEIYREFPDSVELSAKTETARNGFAHGVNGVTVSVYNGPVTGFYIGDDQFVEVVISRPATTIFGGLLGRNSVTINVRGVAGIPAPSESCIYALEPFDEKALNVSGSQSRLDVSCGIVVNSSNSKAVVIESNGTLTGDSFAVTGGIDQSGGTVVISGTMETGVAPSPDPLAYLEPPSFDPAQCDYTNTKIASSTTAVLSPGIYCGGIEIDGTVAFNSGLYILRGGGLKSGSGVITGTGVTFFNTNATAANGGASGFKKFELGSGSRATLSAMTTGPLAGILFFQDPAAGEPGVVYENLIASGSNAVFTGTLYFPTQPIELGASTSTTTINGGVVATKVTVTSNSIVSVDMTGGLTGEPLIRRVSLVE; via the coding sequence ATGAGTGAGATCGAATCGGAGCGGCTGCGCCTGCGCAACCAACGCTCACGTGAGCGAGGCGGACGGTTGCCGAGCAACAGTCGCGGTGCTGTTCTGCCGCTGGTTGCTGTGTCGCTGGTCGGGGTCATGAGCGTCACGGCTCTAGCGATTGACGTGGGATCACTCCATCGCCAGAGGCGCACTGCCCAGACGGCGGCCGACGCCGGTGCGACCGCCGGTGCCCACGAGATCTACAGGGAGTTCCCGGATTCAGTGGAACTATCCGCAAAAACCGAGACGGCGAGGAACGGTTTTGCGCACGGTGTCAATGGCGTGACGGTGTCGGTCTACAACGGGCCGGTGACCGGATTCTACATCGGCGACGACCAGTTCGTCGAAGTGGTGATCTCCCGCCCCGCGACCACCATTTTTGGCGGCCTGCTCGGACGGAACTCGGTTACAATCAACGTACGCGGTGTTGCCGGAATCCCGGCCCCTTCTGAGAGTTGCATTTACGCTCTCGAGCCCTTTGACGAGAAGGCCCTCAACGTGAGCGGGTCGCAATCGCGATTGGACGTCAGCTGCGGGATCGTCGTGAACTCGTCGAACTCCAAGGCGGTCGTGATAGAGAGCAACGGAACGCTTACAGGCGACTCCTTTGCCGTCACCGGTGGGATAGACCAGTCGGGTGGCACTGTCGTGATCAGCGGAACCATGGAAACGGGAGTGGCGCCTTCGCCGGATCCGCTTGCATACCTGGAGCCTCCGTCCTTCGACCCCGCGCAGTGCGACTATACCAATACGAAAATCGCTTCCAGCACCACCGCCGTCCTGTCACCGGGGATCTACTGCGGGGGGATCGAGATCGACGGCACCGTCGCGTTCAATTCGGGCCTCTATATCCTGAGAGGGGGCGGCCTCAAGTCGGGCTCGGGCGTAATCACCGGCACAGGCGTGACCTTCTTCAACACCAACGCCACTGCCGCCAACGGTGGCGCCAGCGGCTTCAAGAAGTTCGAGCTGGGGAGCGGCTCGCGGGCGACTCTGTCGGCGATGACGACGGGGCCTCTGGCCGGCATCTTGTTCTTCCAGGATCCCGCGGCCGGAGAGCCGGGCGTTGTGTATGAGAACCTGATCGCCAGCGGCTCGAATGCGGTGTTCACCGGGACGCTTTACTTTCCGACTCAGCCGATCGAGCTGGGCGCCAGCACGAGCACGACGACAATCAACGGTGGTGTGGTCGCCACCAAAGTGACGGTGACGAGCAACAGCATAGTAAGCGTGGACATGACCGGCGGACTCACGGGTGAGCCACTGATCAGGCGCGTCTCTCTCGTCGAGTGA
- a CDS encoding CDP-alcohol phosphatidyltransferase family protein: protein MSATWQSIINGFLRLIEPVVTLMVRLRVHPNVLTTIGTAASVASGIAFGLGSVRVAGFIVGVCAIFDVLDGVVARRTNQATVFGAFYDSTLDRVADGALLGGMLYFYATHAVYGSRVMVVITLLALIGTFIISYTRARAEALGIDAKVGFLQRPERVVLISVPAAFGGLAFNGGILIAVVCILAVSSWITAVQRILYVRRATETTAPATIRVINEKKKLSARFASRRAQS from the coding sequence ATGAGCGCAACCTGGCAGTCGATCATCAATGGATTCCTCAGGCTCATCGAGCCTGTGGTGACGCTGATGGTCAGGTTGCGGGTGCATCCAAACGTGCTGACCACCATCGGCACAGCGGCGTCGGTGGCCAGCGGCATCGCCTTCGGGCTGGGCAGTGTACGGGTTGCCGGATTCATCGTGGGTGTCTGCGCGATATTCGACGTCCTCGACGGAGTGGTGGCGCGTCGGACGAACCAGGCAACGGTTTTCGGTGCGTTCTACGATTCGACGCTCGACCGCGTAGCCGACGGCGCGCTGCTCGGCGGCATGCTCTACTTCTACGCAACGCACGCGGTCTACGGCAGCCGCGTGATGGTCGTCATAACTCTGCTCGCGCTCATCGGCACATTCATCATCTCGTACACCCGCGCGCGCGCCGAGGCACTCGGGATCGACGCCAAGGTCGGCTTTCTGCAGCGTCCCGAGCGCGTAGTTCTGATCTCCGTGCCGGCGGCGTTCGGAGGATTGGCGTTCAACGGCGGAATTCTGATCGCGGTCGTTTGCATCCTCGCAGTCTCCTCATGGATCACGGCCGTCCAGCGAATCCTCTACGTCCGGCGCGCAACCGAGACCACTGCGCCCGCCACAATCCGCGTAATCAATGAAAAGAAGAAGTTGTCCGCGCGCTTTGCGTCACGGCGCGCGCAATCCTAG
- a CDS encoding inositol-3-phosphate synthase yields the protein MPPAPATGKLGILTPGLGAVATTFMAGVESVRRGFSKPIGSLTQMATIRLGKRTENRSPLIKDFVSLANLDDIVFGAWDPIPDDAYTAARKAGVLEDRDLERVADFLKAIKPMRAVFDNKYVTRINGTNVKKGKTKRDLAEQLRQDIRDFKSRKKLDRLVIVWCASTEIFIRPGAQHATIEQFEKAMERNHEAIAPSMLYAYAALMEGVPFCNGAPNLCVDTLALQQLAIDRGVPISGKDFKTGQTWMKTVIAPALKARMLGLAGWYSTNILGNRDGEVLDDPASFKTKEESKLSVLHTILQPEMYPDLYKDFCHVVRINYYPPRGDNKEGWDNIDIVGWMNYPMQIKVNFLCRDSILAAPIVLDLALFSDFAHRAGMKGIQEWLSFYYKSPMAAPGLQPEHDLFIQQTKLKNTLRHLMGEDQITHLGLEYYA from the coding sequence GTGCCGCCGGCGCCGGCAACCGGCAAGCTCGGAATCCTCACTCCGGGGCTGGGCGCGGTAGCCACGACGTTCATGGCCGGAGTGGAGAGCGTCCGGCGCGGATTCTCGAAGCCGATTGGCTCGCTCACCCAGATGGCGACCATACGCCTCGGCAAGCGAACGGAAAATCGCTCGCCGCTGATCAAGGACTTCGTCTCGCTCGCCAATCTCGACGACATCGTGTTCGGCGCCTGGGATCCGATTCCCGACGACGCTTACACCGCGGCCAGGAAAGCCGGCGTCCTGGAGGACCGCGATCTGGAGAGAGTCGCGGACTTTCTCAAGGCAATCAAGCCGATGCGGGCTGTGTTCGACAACAAGTACGTGACTCGAATCAACGGCACGAACGTCAAGAAGGGGAAGACCAAGCGAGACCTGGCCGAGCAGCTGCGCCAGGACATTCGCGACTTCAAGTCGCGTAAGAAGCTGGACCGGCTGGTGATCGTCTGGTGCGCGTCCACCGAGATTTTCATCCGGCCGGGAGCGCAGCACGCCACGATCGAGCAGTTCGAGAAGGCAATGGAGCGAAACCACGAGGCCATCGCCCCGTCGATGCTCTATGCGTATGCTGCACTGATGGAGGGCGTGCCATTCTGCAACGGCGCGCCGAATCTCTGCGTGGACACCCTTGCACTGCAGCAGCTGGCGATCGATCGCGGCGTACCTATCTCCGGGAAGGATTTCAAGACCGGCCAGACGTGGATGAAAACGGTAATCGCGCCTGCCCTGAAAGCGAGAATGCTCGGGCTGGCCGGCTGGTACAGCACGAACATCCTTGGCAACCGGGATGGCGAGGTGCTCGACGATCCCGCGTCGTTCAAGACGAAAGAGGAATCGAAGCTCAGCGTGCTGCACACGATTCTGCAGCCCGAGATGTATCCTGATCTGTACAAGGATTTCTGTCACGTAGTGCGCATCAACTATTACCCTCCTCGCGGAGACAACAAGGAAGGGTGGGACAACATCGACATTGTCGGGTGGATGAACTATCCGATGCAGATCAAGGTGAACTTCCTCTGCCGCGATTCGATTCTGGCGGCACCGATTGTTCTCGATCTGGCGCTCTTCTCCGATTTTGCCCATCGCGCTGGAATGAAGGGCATTCAGGAATGGCTTTCCTTCTACTATAAAAGCCCGATGGCGGCACCCGGATTACAGCCGGAACATGATTTGTTCATCCAGCAGACGAAGCTCAAGAACACATTGAGACATCTCATGGGCGAGGATCAGATAACCCACCTTGGGCTGGAGTACTACGCGTGA
- a CDS encoding BadF/BadG/BcrA/BcrD ATPase family protein: MRELVAGVDGGGSKTTLILATETGEELASVEGGRSAMRPGAAEKSGAVVADLMRAALSRAGILDAVPAVLYAGFAGVGRDEERRDLENELNRLGVADEVVVDSDAAIALVDAFGDGPGIIILAGTGSIAYARGVNGEHARCGGWGPAFGDEGSGGWLGKRALGVVAAAADGREPPTGLTGSIVTAAQVSTVEELIPWAIAASTTTIAGLAPVVMATAAAGDARANALVSLAAEELVVHVRALAVRLFGDERASINVAFSGGLLQKGSLLRKKVERRIRSAVPGAQLNSSEIVPARGAVRAAIRALGSQM; this comes from the coding sequence ATGAGGGAGCTGGTCGCAGGGGTTGACGGCGGCGGATCTAAAACGACCCTCATCCTCGCGACGGAAACCGGAGAGGAGCTCGCCTCCGTTGAAGGCGGCAGATCCGCGATGCGTCCCGGTGCGGCAGAGAAATCAGGCGCCGTAGTTGCCGACCTCATGCGAGCGGCGCTCTCCCGCGCCGGCATCCTCGACGCGGTACCCGCGGTTCTTTACGCCGGCTTCGCGGGCGTCGGTCGCGACGAAGAGCGGCGCGATCTCGAAAACGAGCTGAATCGGCTCGGTGTCGCAGACGAGGTGGTGGTCGACAGTGACGCTGCCATTGCGCTGGTGGACGCGTTCGGCGACGGGCCTGGGATAATCATTCTCGCCGGAACGGGATCGATCGCCTACGCCCGGGGAGTCAACGGAGAACATGCGCGGTGCGGGGGGTGGGGCCCCGCCTTCGGCGACGAAGGCAGCGGCGGCTGGCTCGGCAAGCGGGCGCTTGGTGTCGTCGCCGCCGCGGCAGACGGCCGCGAACCGCCTACCGGATTGACCGGAAGCATCGTGACCGCCGCTCAAGTGAGCACTGTCGAGGAGCTGATTCCCTGGGCAATCGCCGCCAGCACCACGACTATCGCCGGCTTGGCGCCGGTCGTTATGGCCACCGCCGCAGCCGGTGATGCGCGCGCAAATGCGCTCGTCTCGCTCGCCGCCGAAGAGCTCGTCGTTCACGTGAGGGCTCTCGCGGTGCGGCTGTTCGGCGACGAGCGCGCTTCAATCAACGTGGCGTTCTCCGGTGGCCTCCTCCAGAAGGGTTCGCTGCTCCGAAAAAAAGTCGAGCGGCGGATCCGATCGGCGGTCCCCGGCGCTCAGCTCAACTCGTCCGAGATAGTCCCCGCCCGGGGGGCGGTTCGTGCAGCGATTCGCGCCCTCGGATCACAAATGTAG
- a CDS encoding iron-sulfur cluster assembly accessory protein codes for MSTSTSTDIELTLTPTAAVEVKKFMVAEGVTGEEGGLRVAVQPGGCSGFKYSLVIEDKSAEDDFVIDNEGFKVFIDPFSAQYISGVTIDYVTSMQGSGFTFKNPNSTGGCGCGSSFTA; via the coding sequence ATGTCGACTTCGACTTCAACTGATATCGAGCTCACCCTGACGCCCACAGCGGCGGTAGAGGTGAAGAAGTTCATGGTAGCCGAGGGCGTCACCGGTGAGGAGGGCGGACTCCGCGTCGCCGTCCAGCCCGGCGGCTGCAGCGGCTTCAAGTACAGCCTTGTCATCGAGGACAAGAGCGCCGAGGACGACTTCGTCATCGACAACGAGGGGTTCAAGGTGTTCATCGATCCATTTTCCGCGCAGTACATCTCGGGCGTGACCATCGACTACGTCACCTCCATGCAGGGATCTGGATTCACCTTCAAGAATCCGAATTCTACCGGCGGGTGCGGCTGCGGTAGCTCATTCACAGCGTAA
- a CDS encoding sodium:solute symporter — protein sequence MTSHFTALDYLVLVVYLVGTTVLGIWLGRGQETGREYFVAGKRIPWWAILFSVVATETSALTFISIPGLAYTTNLGFLQIAAGYILGRIVVAYTLLPRYFQGELVTAYALLEQRFGLPTRRFASVVFMFTRAFGDSVRVFATAIPIALIIGPAVPQQYLMPLSILILGVLTLLYTYHGGMRAVVWTDVIQTGVYILGGIAALYLLGRGVAGGWGTIFDVASASDKLRVVDTYTGFDRAQTLLAGLIGGAFLSMASHGADQLIVQRLLASGNLRDARRALIGSGIAVFAQFVLFLMIGIGLFAYYGGRKFAVPDSIFPTFVIDVMPPGLTGLVVAAILAAAMSTLSGSINSLAAATTHDIYLPLSKREPTEKNTFRMGRIFSLVWGAILLIAALLYRQQGTPVVVVALSIASFTYGALLGGFFLGWLWRRAIQRDAILGMAVGLLVMSVVVFAKQLIPVFPGMTDTLTTLGKIAWPWYVLIGTTVTVGVGILSSLTHAQLTTEQEAGRTWK from the coding sequence ATGACATCCCATTTCACCGCCCTCGATTATTTGGTGCTGGTTGTCTATCTCGTCGGGACTACGGTACTCGGCATATGGCTCGGCCGCGGCCAGGAGACGGGCCGGGAATATTTCGTCGCCGGCAAGAGAATTCCCTGGTGGGCAATTCTTTTCTCCGTGGTCGCCACCGAGACGAGTGCGCTGACGTTCATCAGCATTCCGGGCCTGGCATACACCACGAACCTTGGCTTTCTGCAGATCGCGGCGGGCTACATTCTCGGCCGGATCGTCGTCGCCTACACACTTCTGCCCCGGTACTTCCAGGGCGAGCTGGTAACTGCGTACGCGCTGCTCGAGCAGCGGTTTGGATTGCCGACGCGTCGCTTCGCGTCCGTGGTGTTCATGTTCACCCGCGCTTTCGGCGATTCGGTGCGTGTGTTTGCGACAGCGATTCCGATTGCGCTGATCATCGGGCCGGCCGTTCCGCAGCAGTACCTGATGCCGCTCTCCATTCTGATACTGGGCGTGCTGACTCTTCTCTACACGTATCACGGTGGAATGCGCGCGGTAGTCTGGACGGACGTGATTCAGACGGGCGTCTACATCCTCGGCGGAATCGCCGCGCTTTACCTGCTGGGACGTGGAGTTGCAGGCGGATGGGGCACGATCTTCGACGTTGCCAGCGCTTCGGACAAGCTTCGTGTGGTCGATACCTACACCGGCTTCGACAGAGCGCAGACGCTGCTTGCGGGTCTCATTGGCGGAGCGTTCCTGTCGATGGCATCGCATGGTGCTGATCAGCTCATCGTGCAGCGCCTGCTGGCATCGGGCAATCTTCGCGATGCGCGGCGTGCGCTGATCGGAAGCGGCATTGCGGTGTTTGCGCAATTCGTTCTGTTCCTGATGATCGGGATCGGGCTCTTCGCCTATTACGGCGGGCGGAAGTTCGCCGTCCCCGATTCCATTTTCCCGACGTTCGTCATCGACGTCATGCCACCGGGTCTCACCGGGCTGGTGGTTGCGGCAATTCTGGCCGCGGCAATGAGCACGCTTTCCGGATCCATCAATTCGCTCGCGGCAGCGACAACTCACGACATCTATCTGCCGCTCTCGAAGCGCGAGCCGACAGAGAAGAACACGTTCCGCATGGGACGGATCTTCTCTCTTGTCTGGGGAGCGATCCTGTTGATAGCCGCGCTCTTGTACAGACAACAGGGGACTCCGGTCGTCGTGGTTGCCCTGTCGATTGCATCGTTCACGTACGGCGCGCTGCTCGGCGGCTTCTTTCTCGGTTGGCTGTGGCGACGGGCAATCCAGCGAGACGCCATTCTTGGAATGGCCGTCGGCCTGCTGGTCATGTCGGTCGTGGTCTTTGCAAAGCAGCTCATCCCGGTGTTCCCGGGAATGACGGATACACTGACGACGCTGGGAAAGATTGCGTGGCCGTGGTACGTCCTCATCGGGACTACCGTTACGGTTGGAGTCGGTATTCTCTCCTCGCTCACGCACGCGCAGCTGACTACCGAGCAGGAAGCGGGGCGAACCTGGAAATGA
- a CDS encoding pilus assembly protein TadG-related protein — protein sequence MGEIGSGHPARRHAPAGRGRLPSTRRGAVLPLVAVSLVGVMSVSALAIDVGSLQRQRRIAQTAADAGATAGAHEIFRAQPQDSVFASARAETTRNGFTDATDGVTVSVYNGPASGFYINNLEYVEVLVTRPATTIFSTLLGRTSVTIHVRAVAGMPAPSLSCIYTLDPNDEKSLYVSGNPSRLEASCGIVVNSNRNNAATIESGAVLVATSLAVTGGINQSGGTVVVPAGSTATGLPLATDPLAYLSVPPFCSASPNPSCVEATTCDYTNMKVDNASLTLSPGIYCGGINITGTGTATLNPGLYILRGGGLEMGGGVITGTGVTLVNTNGIDPNGRDKFMKIKLGSASYANLSAPTTGALAGILFYQDPAGGLSGAVYENEISSGSNSVFNGTLYFPTQPLEIASGSRTTVTGGIVATNLEVTSNSQLYVSSPTGGLPGESLFKRVS from the coding sequence ATGGGTGAGATCGGATCCGGGCATCCAGCCCGCCGACACGCGCCGGCCGGGCGTGGACGGTTGCCGAGCACCAGGCGCGGTGCTGTTCTGCCGCTTGTTGCTGTGTCGCTGGTCGGAGTCATGAGCGTCTCGGCTCTGGCGATAGACGTGGGATCACTCCAGCGCCAGAGGCGCATCGCCCAGACGGCTGCCGATGCCGGGGCAACGGCCGGCGCCCACGAGATCTTCCGGGCACAACCCCAGGATTCGGTGTTCGCATCCGCGCGCGCCGAGACGACGAGGAACGGCTTCACTGACGCCACTGACGGCGTGACGGTGTCCGTTTACAACGGGCCGGCGAGCGGATTCTACATAAACAACCTCGAGTACGTCGAGGTGCTGGTTACCCGCCCGGCCACAACCATTTTTTCTACCCTGCTCGGACGGACCTCGGTTACAATCCACGTGCGCGCTGTTGCCGGTATGCCCGCCCCTTCTTTGAGCTGCATCTACACTCTCGATCCTAACGACGAGAAGTCACTCTACGTGAGTGGGAATCCATCGCGATTGGAGGCCAGTTGCGGTATCGTCGTGAACTCAAATAGAAACAACGCGGCTACGATAGAGAGCGGCGCGGTGCTTGTGGCCACCTCCCTTGCCGTCACTGGTGGGATTAACCAATCGGGTGGCACCGTCGTAGTCCCAGCCGGAAGCACGGCCACGGGACTGCCGCTTGCGACGGATCCGCTTGCGTACCTGAGCGTGCCGCCGTTCTGCTCGGCGTCACCGAACCCCAGTTGCGTTGAGGCGACGACCTGCGACTACACCAATATGAAGGTTGACAACGCCTCCCTCACGCTGTCGCCCGGGATTTATTGCGGGGGTATCAACATCACCGGTACCGGCACAGCTACCCTCAATCCGGGCCTCTACATCCTGAGAGGGGGAGGGCTCGAGATGGGTGGAGGTGTGATCACCGGCACCGGCGTGACCCTGGTCAACACCAACGGCATCGACCCCAATGGCCGCGACAAGTTTATGAAGATCAAGTTGGGAAGCGCCTCGTACGCGAATTTGTCGGCGCCGACGACGGGCGCTCTGGCTGGTATTCTGTTCTACCAGGATCCCGCGGGCGGACTGTCGGGCGCTGTGTATGAGAACGAGATCAGCAGCGGCTCGAATTCGGTGTTCAACGGCACCCTGTACTTCCCGACGCAGCCACTCGAGATCGCCAGCGGCAGCAGGACGACCGTCACCGGCGGTATTGTCGCAACCAACCTGGAGGTGACGAGTAACAGCCAGCTATACGTATCAAGCCCTACCGGCGGACTCCCGGGCGAGAGTCTGTTCAAGCGGGTCTCAC
- a CDS encoding sodium:solute symporter family protein, whose product MNLTAIDWAIVAAYFLLSTVIGLMFTKRGGESLNEYFLSGRNVPWWLAGASMVATTFAADTPLVVTGLVVAHGVAGNWLWWNMVMSGMLTVFFFARLWRRANVMTDVEFAEIRYSGPPARFLRGFRALYLAIPINLIILGWVTRAMIKILTISLGVSPILAVGICFVITVIYSVAAGLWAVLWTDLIQFVIKMAAVIILAVYVVDAVGGIDALRTGLVAHFGSEAAALSVLPVSVTPDGLVAYAWMPILALTVFLSVQWWAAWYPGAEPGGGGYIAQRIFSARTERDGVLATLFFQVAHYAIRPWPWIVTGLATVILYPNLVDKEAGYVHAFVDYLPTPWRGVMMAGFAAAYMSTVGTQLNWGASYLVNDFYKRFLKPNETEHHYVTVARIATVFLFIASIGVTSQLESIERAWRFLLALGAGTGLVLILRWYWWRINAWSEISAMVTSFVVSTIAFRTVPGRFPAGDPNADAVIMLLTVAVSTVVWVSVTFLTSPEPDSVLESFYRRVRPGGPGWRRIQEQAGFGREGIPGGALAWTNWIAGIIAVYATLFGIGKLIFGEMMQAVIMLTVALAAFLWIARSFRQEEGPGGAAETATSTGPRSPVMAAASSE is encoded by the coding sequence ATGAATCTTACCGCGATCGACTGGGCCATCGTCGCCGCCTACTTCCTGCTGTCAACCGTGATCGGGTTGATGTTCACCAAACGGGGCGGCGAGAGTCTCAATGAATACTTTCTCTCGGGGCGAAACGTCCCCTGGTGGCTGGCCGGCGCATCGATGGTCGCCACGACATTCGCCGCCGATACACCGCTCGTCGTCACCGGACTCGTAGTCGCGCACGGCGTCGCCGGAAACTGGCTGTGGTGGAACATGGTGATGAGCGGAATGCTCACAGTGTTCTTCTTCGCCCGGCTCTGGCGGCGCGCCAACGTGATGACCGACGTGGAATTCGCCGAGATCCGGTATAGCGGCCCGCCAGCGCGTTTTTTGCGCGGATTCCGCGCACTCTACCTCGCCATTCCGATCAACCTCATCATCCTCGGCTGGGTAACGCGGGCGATGATAAAGATCCTCACGATCTCCCTCGGCGTCTCGCCCATCCTCGCCGTCGGAATCTGCTTCGTCATCACGGTGATCTACTCCGTCGCTGCGGGGCTCTGGGCGGTGCTGTGGACCGATCTCATTCAGTTCGTGATCAAGATGGCGGCTGTGATAATCCTCGCGGTCTACGTCGTGGACGCGGTCGGTGGAATCGATGCACTTCGCACTGGGCTCGTCGCGCATTTCGGGTCGGAGGCTGCCGCCCTCTCGGTGCTGCCCGTGTCGGTGACGCCGGATGGCCTCGTCGCCTACGCCTGGATGCCGATCCTTGCGCTCACCGTTTTCCTCTCGGTGCAGTGGTGGGCGGCGTGGTATCCCGGTGCGGAGCCCGGCGGTGGCGGCTACATCGCGCAGCGCATTTTCTCCGCGCGCACTGAGCGCGACGGCGTGCTGGCGACGCTCTTCTTTCAGGTTGCGCACTACGCCATCAGGCCTTGGCCGTGGATCGTCACCGGGCTGGCCACGGTCATCCTCTATCCGAATCTCGTGGACAAGGAAGCCGGGTACGTTCACGCTTTTGTCGATTACCTGCCGACTCCGTGGCGCGGAGTGATGATGGCGGGCTTCGCGGCGGCATACATGTCCACGGTTGGCACACAGCTTAACTGGGGAGCGTCGTATCTCGTCAACGATTTCTACAAGCGCTTCCTCAAGCCAAACGAGACGGAGCATCACTACGTCACAGTGGCGCGGATCGCGACAGTGTTCCTGTTCATCGCTTCGATCGGCGTCACCTCGCAGCTCGAATCGATCGAGCGGGCGTGGAGATTCCTCCTCGCGCTCGGTGCCGGCACGGGGCTCGTCCTCATCCTCCGCTGGTACTGGTGGCGCATCAACGCCTGGTCCGAGATAAGCGCGATGGTCACCTCGTTCGTCGTCTCGACCATCGCGTTTCGCACCGTGCCCGGCAGGTTCCCCGCAGGTGACCCGAATGCCGACGCCGTCATCATGCTCCTGACGGTTGCGGTCAGCACGGTGGTCTGGGTCAGTGTGACATTCCTCACGAGTCCTGAGCCGGACAGCGTCCTCGAATCGTTCTACCGACGGGTACGTCCGGGCGGACCCGGATGGCGCAGGATCCAGGAGCAGGCCGGATTCGGCCGCGAGGGGATTCCCGGCGGAGCGCTGGCGTGGACGAACTGGATCGCCGGAATCATCGCGGTGTACGCAACACTGTTCGGAATCGGCAAGCTGATCTTTGGCGAGATGATGCAGGCAGTGATAATGCTTACCGTGGCGTTGGCGGCGTTTCTCTGGATTGCGCGATCATTCCGGCAGGAGGAAGGTCCAGGCGGAGCGGCCGAGACTGCAACTTCGACGGGGCCGCGCTCTCCGGTGATGGCCGCCGCCTCTTCGGAATAG
- a CDS encoding DUF1343 domain-containing protein → MARHRRFLLLSLAAVAGGCTVTSNRMDPPDELPEAIVKPGITVLAGDSLGVISGKKIGLVTNQTGINENRQSDIDVLREPRVRKANVTLTMLFSPEHGIHGTEDTENISNEVDRRTGLPIYSLYTNQTIGPPDSLVRQLDALVFDLQDIGTRTWTYVGAMIYSMRAAARTGKQIIVLDRPNPITGFFVEGPMLDSALANAEDPTPTRAGQAYALYPMPLRHGMTMGELALFFNDVLGIRANLKVIPMHGWRRDLWFDRTGLPWVRPSPNLPTLQSAIMYPGLVAFEGSNLSVGRGTPTPFQFIGAPWLKARETLKLLQDRELTGVRFVEQSYAPLSPGDGKYAGRTIPGIRMIVTNRSSLQPARVGAALLWAIGKTSADSLRLNDRAFDLRFGSARVREALLRGEDPDGVIDREYRSAFAFRERTRRYLLYP, encoded by the coding sequence ATGGCGCGACATCGTCGCTTCTTACTGTTGTCACTTGCCGCTGTAGCAGGCGGCTGCACCGTTACGAGCAACCGTATGGATCCGCCCGACGAGCTTCCGGAAGCGATAGTGAAGCCGGGCATCACGGTTCTCGCGGGAGACAGCCTCGGGGTCATCAGCGGAAAGAAGATCGGGCTCGTCACGAACCAGACCGGGATCAACGAAAACCGCCAATCGGATATCGATGTTTTGCGCGAGCCGAGGGTCCGAAAAGCGAATGTGACCCTGACGATGCTTTTCTCGCCCGAGCATGGGATCCACGGTACGGAGGACACGGAGAACATCTCGAACGAGGTAGACCGTCGTACGGGTCTGCCGATCTACTCGCTGTACACGAACCAGACCATAGGACCGCCGGACAGTCTCGTGCGGCAGCTCGACGCTCTCGTGTTCGATCTGCAGGACATCGGTACGAGGACGTGGACTTACGTGGGAGCGATGATCTACTCGATGCGGGCCGCGGCGCGAACAGGCAAGCAGATCATCGTGCTCGACCGCCCCAACCCGATCACCGGCTTTTTCGTGGAGGGGCCGATGCTCGACAGTGCGCTGGCAAATGCGGAAGATCCAACCCCCACGCGCGCGGGGCAGGCATACGCGCTCTACCCGATGCCGCTCCGGCACGGGATGACGATGGGGGAGCTGGCTCTTTTTTTCAACGATGTGCTCGGCATCCGGGCGAACCTCAAGGTGATCCCGATGCATGGCTGGCGGCGCGACTTGTGGTTCGATCGAACGGGGCTTCCCTGGGTTCGTCCCTCGCCCAACCTGCCGACGCTTCAAAGCGCGATCATGTATCCGGGTCTGGTGGCCTTCGAGGGAAGCAATCTCTCGGTCGGACGCGGAACGCCGACGCCGTTTCAGTTCATCGGCGCGCCGTGGCTGAAAGCGCGCGAGACGCTCAAGCTGCTTCAGGACCGGGAGCTGACGGGCGTTCGATTCGTCGAGCAATCGTACGCGCCGCTTTCACCGGGTGACGGCAAATACGCGGGCAGGACGATTCCGGGAATCAGGATGATCGTCACCAATCGAAGCTCGCTGCAGCCGGCGCGAGTTGGTGCGGCGCTGCTCTGGGCGATTGGAAAAACGTCTGCCGATTCACTCCGCCTCAACGATCGTGCGTTCGATCTTCGATTCGGCTCGGCGCGCGTTCGCGAAGCGCTCCTTCGGGGTGAGGATCCGGACGGTGTCATCGACCGGGAGTATCGGTCGGCGTTCGCTTTTCGAGAGCGGACGAGAAGATACCTCTTATACCCGTAG